Proteins encoded in a region of the Enterococcus gilvus ATCC BAA-350 genome:
- the grpE gene encoding nucleotide exchange factor GrpE: MAKEKKHEVEEEVEAEETMETEEIDIPEVSEVEDLTNKFSEMEDKFLRARAEIANMSNRNKNEREQLIRYRSQDLGKKLLPAIDNLERALATEVTDDQSASLKKGVEMVLESLTVALKEEGITEIKAEGETFDPNLHQAVQTVPAEDDVAPETIVNVLQKGYQLHDRVLRPAMVVVAQ, from the coding sequence GTGGCAAAAGAAAAGAAACATGAAGTTGAAGAAGAAGTTGAAGCGGAAGAAACAATGGAAACTGAAGAAATCGATATCCCAGAAGTTTCTGAAGTAGAAGACTTAACAAACAAGTTCAGTGAAATGGAAGATAAATTCTTGCGAGCTCGTGCTGAGATTGCAAATATGTCTAACCGTAACAAAAATGAGCGGGAACAGTTAATCCGTTACCGTTCGCAGGATCTTGGGAAAAAATTATTACCAGCGATCGACAATTTGGAGAGAGCCTTAGCAACGGAAGTGACAGATGATCAAAGTGCCAGCCTGAAAAAAGGGGTAGAAATGGTACTTGAGAGTTTGACCGTTGCATTGAAAGAAGAGGGGATCACAGAGATCAAAGCTGAAGGTGAAACCTTCGACCCGAATCTTCATCAAGCGGTTCAAACAGTTCCAGCAGAAGACGACGTAGCACCCGAAACGATCGTCAATGTTTTACAAAAAGGGTATCAACTACACGACCGAGTATTGCGTCCCGCAATGGTCGTTGTCGCTCAATAA